A part of Nesterenkonia lutea genomic DNA contains:
- a CDS encoding hemolysin family protein: MELLLLGVGFLLILGTGFFVAVEFSLVALDQSTVQQAIDRGDKTAPAVMRCLKSLSTQLSSCQLGITLTTLLTGYVAEPALGALLAGPLEAIGVPAPALSPVSLTLALIIATMVTMLIGELVPKNLAIAEAYPVARALARPQLFFTTVFKPLIIVLNGFSNKVLHRFGLEVKEELSGARTPEELSSMVRRSAMLGTLEEGTATFLDRTLRFSDQTAADVMTPRPRMASIEAESSLEALIDLARRTGFSRFPVLGESIDDVRGVTHVKKAVAVPRDKREGLVAATVMSEITRVPETIHLDALLPVLREASLQVAIVEDEYGGTSGVVTLEDLIEEIVGEVADEHDRIAPGVLQSASGDWFFPGLLRPDEINPQILELSVPEHPAYETVAGFVLLTLGRVAGLGDEVEVDGGSLAVVEIDGRRIDRLRFTPDPAARQAALENAAARAEKLAEARADHVRQAQERGDRR; encoded by the coding sequence GTGGAACTGCTGCTTCTCGGCGTCGGATTCCTGCTGATCCTGGGCACCGGCTTCTTCGTCGCCGTGGAATTCTCTCTGGTCGCCCTCGACCAGTCCACGGTGCAGCAGGCGATCGACCGCGGGGACAAGACCGCCCCTGCGGTGATGCGGTGCCTGAAGTCGCTCTCCACCCAGCTGTCCTCCTGCCAGCTCGGGATCACCTTGACCACGCTGCTGACCGGCTATGTCGCAGAACCGGCGCTGGGAGCGCTGCTCGCCGGACCGCTGGAGGCGATCGGCGTGCCGGCTCCGGCCCTGTCGCCGGTCTCCCTGACGCTTGCCCTGATCATCGCCACGATGGTCACCATGCTCATCGGCGAGCTCGTGCCGAAGAACCTCGCCATCGCCGAGGCCTACCCGGTGGCACGGGCACTGGCGCGACCGCAGCTGTTCTTCACCACTGTCTTCAAGCCGCTGATCATCGTGCTCAACGGCTTCTCGAACAAGGTCCTGCACCGTTTCGGCCTCGAGGTCAAGGAGGAGCTCTCCGGGGCCCGCACGCCTGAGGAGCTGTCCTCCATGGTGCGGCGCTCCGCGATGCTCGGCACTCTGGAGGAGGGCACGGCCACCTTCCTGGACCGCACGCTGCGCTTCTCCGACCAGACGGCCGCAGACGTGATGACCCCCCGGCCGCGCATGGCCAGCATCGAGGCGGAGTCCTCCCTGGAGGCGCTGATCGACCTGGCGCGACGCACCGGGTTCTCCCGGTTTCCGGTGCTCGGCGAGTCCATCGACGACGTCCGCGGAGTCACCCACGTGAAGAAGGCCGTGGCAGTCCCGCGGGACAAGCGGGAGGGCCTGGTGGCCGCCACGGTCATGTCCGAGATCACCCGGGTCCCGGAGACGATACATCTTGATGCGCTGCTGCCCGTGCTGCGCGAGGCCTCGCTGCAGGTGGCCATCGTGGAGGATGAATACGGAGGGACATCCGGCGTGGTCACCCTGGAGGATCTGATCGAGGAGATCGTGGGCGAGGTGGCCGATGAGCACGACCGGATCGCGCCCGGGGTCCTGCAGAGCGCCTCAGGGGACTGGTTCTTCCCCGGGCTGCTGCGCCCCGATGAGATCAATCCGCAGATCCTTGAGCTCTCCGTGCCGGAGCATCCGGCCTACGAGACCGTGGCAGGCTTCGTCCTGCTGACCCTGGGCAGGGTCGCCGGGCTCGGCGATGAGGTGGAGGTCGACGGCGGCAGCCTCGCCGTGGTCGAGATCGACGGTCGCCGGATCGACCGGCTGCGCTTCACCCCGGACCCCGCCGCCCGGCAGGCGGCGCTGGAGAACGCGGCGGCCCGCGCCGAGAAGCTCGCCGAGGCGCGCGCGGACCATGTCCGCCAAGCCCAGGAGAGGGGTGATCGTCGATGA
- the guaB1 gene encoding GMP reductase, producing the protein MKFLNEPVTDLTYSDVFLVPSRSHTQSRMSVDLSAEDATGSTIPVVAANMTAVTGRRMVETMARRGGLGVLPQDVPLEVIRQVTDWVKSCHPVLETALKVQPTDTMLDVLHLLDKRNHDAVCVVDEDLRLAGVVTAGDGAGVDRFSSVASVMRMPPLRFTADEVLSEPGLEQAFAAMDAAGVGYAPVTTSDGVLAGVLTPKGALRSTLYRSNLDEQSRLKVAAAVGINGDVASKTDALLSAGVDVLVVDTAHGHQQKMFEALRAVRQTVDASGLTVPVVAGNVVTADGVRELIEGGADIVKVGVGPGAMCTTRMMTAVGRPQFSAVLECAAAARELGKHVWADGGVRYPRDIALALAAGASQVMVGSWFAGTYESPGDMLTGVDGRRYKESFGMASSRAVQNRTAAESAFSRARKSLFEEGISTSQMYVDPAKPGVEDLLDSITAGVRSAMTYAGAESLHEFRQRAVAGVQSAAGYEEGKPLSASW; encoded by the coding sequence GTGAAATTCCTGAACGAACCCGTCACCGACCTGACCTACTCGGACGTGTTCCTCGTCCCTTCCCGTTCGCACACCCAGTCGCGGATGAGTGTCGATCTCTCGGCCGAGGACGCCACCGGCTCCACCATCCCGGTGGTCGCGGCGAACATGACGGCCGTCACCGGGCGCCGGATGGTGGAGACGATGGCGCGCCGCGGAGGGCTGGGGGTGCTGCCGCAGGACGTGCCCCTGGAGGTCATCCGTCAGGTCACGGACTGGGTCAAGTCCTGCCACCCGGTGCTGGAGACCGCACTGAAGGTCCAGCCCACGGACACCATGCTCGATGTGCTGCACCTGCTGGACAAGCGCAATCACGACGCGGTCTGCGTGGTCGATGAGGACCTTCGCCTGGCCGGAGTCGTCACAGCCGGCGACGGGGCGGGTGTGGACCGCTTCTCCTCCGTGGCGTCGGTGATGCGGATGCCCCCGCTGCGTTTCACCGCAGATGAGGTGCTCTCCGAGCCAGGCCTGGAGCAGGCCTTCGCCGCCATGGACGCGGCCGGAGTCGGCTATGCACCGGTGACCACCTCTGACGGGGTGCTCGCCGGAGTGCTCACGCCCAAGGGCGCGCTGCGCTCCACGCTGTACCGGTCCAACCTCGATGAGCAGTCCCGGCTGAAGGTCGCGGCCGCCGTCGGCATCAACGGAGATGTCGCCTCCAAGACCGACGCGCTGCTCAGCGCCGGGGTCGACGTGCTGGTCGTGGACACCGCCCATGGTCATCAGCAGAAGATGTTCGAGGCTCTGCGTGCAGTTCGTCAGACCGTGGACGCCAGCGGACTGACGGTTCCGGTGGTGGCCGGCAATGTGGTGACAGCCGACGGCGTCCGCGAGCTCATCGAAGGCGGAGCAGACATCGTCAAGGTCGGTGTCGGTCCCGGCGCGATGTGCACCACCCGGATGATGACCGCTGTGGGCAGACCGCAGTTCTCCGCCGTGCTGGAGTGCGCCGCCGCTGCTCGCGAGCTGGGCAAGCACGTGTGGGCCGATGGGGGAGTGCGCTATCCCCGCGACATCGCCCTGGCCCTGGCCGCCGGTGCCTCCCAGGTCATGGTCGGCTCGTGGTTCGCAGGCACCTACGAGTCTCCCGGCGACATGCTCACCGGGGTGGACGGGCGTCGGTACAAGGAGAGCTTCGGGATGGCCTCCTCCCGTGCGGTGCAGAACCGCACCGCCGCCGAGAGCGCCTTCTCCCGGGCACGGAAGTCCCTCTTCGAGGAGGGCATCTCCACCTCGCAGATGTATGTGGATCCGGCCAAGCCCGGTGTGGAGGACCTGTTGGACTCGATCACTGCTGGGGTGCGCTCGGCCATGACCTACGCGGGGGCGGAGTCCCTGCATGAGTTCCGTCAGCGCGCCGTGGCGGGAGTGCAGTCGGCCGCCGGGTACGAAGAGGGCAAGCCGCTGTCGGCGTCCTGGTGA